The DNA sequence TCTAAAAGAGTtaacatttatgtttcttttgtagCATTAACAATGGTTGCGTCTTCAGTGTTCGCTTCTTCCAGACCACGGCTGTGTGCAGTTAAGTACCTGATTTCTTGTGAATGGACTTTTACTGGGAAGAGAAACAACACACTGAGTTTattaaagaaaaccatttaaaaagACTGAATGAGCACTTGTGGTTTTCCTGTTTTTCCCCTAGAGAATGATGTGATTACAGTCCAAACCCCAGCGTTTGCAGAGTCTGTCACAGAGGGCGATGTCAGGTGGGAGAAAGGTGAGATTGAAGTTAAAAACTAAGGTCTCTTCATGAAGCACAGCAAGTGGAAAACTGGCTCCACCTTTTCTTTACATACGCATCTACTTCCTTCCCAGTCTTGTAGGAAAGTGGTTTTTTCACACAGTGGGCAAAAAGGAGCCCAGAGGCTCCCAGTTAACAGGTGTCCTTTGACTGTCTTTCAGCTGTTGGAGATGCAGTTGCAGAAGATGAAGTGGTATGTGAGATTGAGACAGACAAGGTAGGTTTATCCTAAAGATTCAttacagattattattattattattattattattattttaattttaattttaatttttatttatttattttttttggtttttcaagacagggtttctctgtgtagccctggctatcctggaactcactctatagaccaggctggcctcgaactcagaaatctgcctgcctctgcctcccaagtgctgggattaaaggcatgtgccaccactgcccggcttttttttttttttttttttttttttttttaagatttatttattattatatgtaagtacactgtagctgtcttcagacacaccagaagagggcatcagatctcattaccatgtgcttgctgggatttgaactcaggaccttcagaagagcagtcagtgctcttaaccactgagccatctcttcagccctattaCAGATTAGTTTTGATCATTCCGTTGGTATGTCGTGTGCACACTAGTAACTTTGATTGGTAGctactttgtttcctttgtggTTCCTGGGCTGCTTCGGTCTTCCTTATATCACTTGGAAACATAGTAACTAAAGCATGTTTCAGTGTTTCTAAGAAAAGGCAGAAGGTGAATCCTCACGGTAGGAATGacttgttcttttctgtttctgtgtgggAGGAGATGTAATATCCAGATATAACAGATGTAACTCTTTCTACCCCTCCTGCTTGACAAAAGCGGgactccctctccatctctttcttttccagacTTCTGTGCAAGTTCCATCACCAGCAAATGGCATCATTGAAGCTCTTCTGGTGCCCGATGGGGGCAAAGTTGAAGGAGGAACTCCTCTGTTCACACTCAGGAAAACCGGTGGTAAAGGAGTGTTCCCTGGTGGGGTTGAGGCTGAGCATTCTGTCCTAGCAACTCCCTTGCCTCAGACTGGCATTCTAGTTACACCTTTAGTTGAGGAATAGGAGAAATCCTGTTGATGGGTGGTGAGCTTTAATTGTCAAGTTCTTAGCCAACAGCGTGATTTTAAAACCCCACAATACTCTGTTCTTCCCATACTTCTCAGATTGGATCTTTTTCTTAAATAACTaatggggttggggatttagctgagtggtagagagcttgcctagcaagtgcaaggccctaggtttggtcctcagctccagtgtgtgtgtgtgtgtgtgtgtgtgtgtgtgtgtgtgtgtaaaactaatGGAAGTCAGGAATCTGAAGAGAGTAATTTTCCCCCACACTGACCTGGATCACATGGagctttaaaaagaatataaatgaaaaggCTTTGAGCTCCTGAGATTTCTGATTTACCACCTTGCTATAATAGTTGGATTGTTGTTAGTTTTGTAGCATTCCCCTAAGTGATTCTGACTAATAGCCAGGCCTGAAAGCCACTGTGTTGACAACTTTGtgtagtttcctttttttttaacaattgcatttgtgtgtgcatgcgtgtggaGAGGCATgcgtgtggaggtcagtggaTAACTTGAGTGTCAGTTTTCTCTTCCTGCCATGTGGGCCCTAGGACTCGAACTCAAGGTGTCAGACTTGGTACCATGTGTCTCTACCACTGAATCATCATCTTTCTGTGTAGTTTCTCATATGTAACATCTCAGGAAAAATTGACATTTCTCTTTGGAAGAAATGCCAAAGAAAGGTGTTTGTACTGGACGTTATAGTCAATATTAGGGATTAGAAAATCTGTTTTTCTGATTTGTAAGTGAagatttttgtagttagagcatTTAACTGTTACAGTAGTCAAGGAGAAGGATGGTAGATTGACCATTGAGGTTGGTCAGGACAAGATCAAGTTCAAAGTAAGGGGAAAATCTAAAGTAGCTAGAATGAATGAGCCTGTGAGGGTTCACGCTGgggccctgagccatctctccagcccccagagtaAAATTTTTACCGAATGCTCATTTAAGATTAAAGagttcagaggctggagagatggctcagtggttcagagtagatactgctctttcagaggacccaggtttactTCCCAGTACCTCATGGCAGCTTACAGCTATCTGGAACTCCCGCTCCATGGGTTCTAGTCAGCCCATCTAGGCATCTGAACTTAAATGCACATACCCTCatgtagatgcacacacacacatagttaatattaaaaaaataattctttaatttgATTGATGGATTTAAAATAAACGTTCttcaagaattattttatgtatatgagtccactgtcactgtctttagacacaccagaagagggcattagatcctattacagatagttgtgagccaccatgtggttgctgggaattgaactcaggacccctggaagaatagtcagtgctcttaaccactgagccatctctccccctcccccaccctacctgcttttaaaattttttaatggtTAAGAGTATTCCTTTTGCCCGGTGTTGGCAGTGCACACCTatgaccccagcactggggaggcagaggcaggtggatctctgagtttgaggccagccaggtctatagacagttccaggacagcactacacagagaaaccttatcttgaaaaacaagaggaaagagtATTTCTTGTACATGTTATGTTAAAATAGAAGATGATTAGCAGTATGACACATTTATGCATGCGTTTTAACATTTTCATTCgctttgttatttttccttaaaacagtggttctcaagctagtctcaacccctttggaggttgaatgactctttcacaagGGTCATCCAAAAATctatgcatatcatatatttatcttatgactcatgacagtagcaaaattacagttatgaagtagcaatgataATTTTATGGTGAGGGGGGACatgtcaccacaacataagaaactgtattaaagggccacagcattaggaaggttgagaaccattggcttAAGTTTTATTTCCTTGGGCTTAGTATGTACTTCGAAAGTACTTGCTGAAGTTGAAAGTCAGTAGATGTTAGTTAATATTTGTGAAATCAGGAAGGCATCTGAATTGAGCCAGTAGGACATTTATGGAGACCTGAGAGTAGAGAATAGTAGCTTGTATCAATGTGTATCACTTGATGCTTTGCCTGTAGCAAATACCTAGGAGACATTGGTTTGAGGATTGGAAATAGGTGGTTGTCTCTAAATCCTCTTTAGTAGCTGTAGTTAGTTGCCTTCCATGGGGCAGTGCCAATGGCATCTCTTTTTGTGCAGCTGCTCCTGCTAAGGCCAAACCAGCTGCAGCTCCCCCTACAGCCCACAAAGCCGAACCTGAAGCACCGGCGGCCCCTTCTCCCCCCGCAGCGCCTGTGCTCACTCAGATGCCAGCAGTGCCCTCACCCTCACAGCCTCCTTCTAGCAAACCAGGTAAGACCCCATAACAAAACACCTCAAGGAAGCTACttaaggaagatttattttgagGATGAGAGTCCTTTATGTCAAGGAAGGTGTGGTTTCAGTGCAAGGCCAGTGGTCACATGGCCTTTGCAGGCAAGAAAGATTGCCTACTGCTCTATTCACTTTGTTATTTAAAGCTGCTCACTCCCAGACCCCAGCCCACATTATAGTGCTACCTGTATTCCCAGTAAGTCTCCCTACTCTGAGGGCAAGAATTCAGTTTCTCTGGAAACACTGTCATAGACATAGCCAGGGTTTTAATCTTCCCAGGGgttctaaatcctgtcaagttgacagtcaagattaatCCTTACAGTCTCTGACTCCCAGGTGTCTCTTGGGGAGAAGGTACTCCATGTGATACCGTGTTCCTCCCAGGTGCAGTCTGATGCCATGGCTCCGAACATACCAGGTCGGCTGCTTTGTAGAAAGCTCTCTAGAGGCTGAGGAACTGGCTTTGCAAACCAGCCTTCTATTTATTTGCCAGCCATACAACACTAGTCTCATTACTTCTTTCTGTGAGCAGATTGTTCATCTGTGAGTTTGGAATGATGCTGATAAACTTCAGTATCTTAAGGGTAAAGTGATAATACGGTGTGAAAGTATAATACAGTGTGAAAGTATTGCTTTCCGTGTCTGATGTAGCTGTGCCCCCTCTTCATTTTCAGTGTCTGCAATAAAACCCACTGCTGCCCCTCcactggctgaggcaggagctgctaAAGGTCTGCGTTCAGAACATCGGGTAAGCCTCAGACAACTTCCAGGAAAGTGGCAGGATCACTGTGGAGAGTAATGAAGTGTGGTGCTCACCTTTAGAAAGGGCTGGCACCTCATCGCCTTGGCCTTGAGAAGGGGGAGAAAGTTAGTGATCATGATCTCATAATTCTCAGAGGGTGTAACTAGAACACAAGGGTTTCCTACTGTATCGTGCTGTTGGTGAAATGCTTCAAATGAGTAAACTATCTGCAGAAAATAGTAGCACATCACTTTTCTCCCCACAGTGACATGTACTTCACAGGGGTAGTCTGCTAGGTGCTCTCTTTCTAGACTTCCGGGATATTTGCCGCAGCTGGAGAGCCAGGGGCCAGATTGTTGCAGTGTAACAATACTCTGTTCGAGCAGACGTAACCCTCAAGGAAGTATGGTCATGACTGTGGGTTCTTTGCCTGAGAATACTTCCCAAAAATACCGTAGCCTCAAAAGCTTGTTTTTGAGTTTCCGTTCCCCAAGCAGCTATTCTCACGCCAATCTTTATTAAGAGAAGTTGCCCTTTCTGAAATGACTCTTAAGCTGGCTAGATCTACACCACAGTCTTCCTTTTgtaagttggttttggtttttaaatcacACTATTTCCTGAGCCTGTGTTCTTGGTCAAATTTCAGGTACATCTGAGTGAAAACCTTGGTTTCTGATTCTGTGTTTTTGCTGAGGCCACTCCAGAAAGGGAAAGCCTCTAGCTTTAATTGTTAGTGATTGGGCCCAGCATTGTGGCACATGCCATGAgccccagtacttaggaggcagagacaggaggatctctcgTGCTTGTCATCCATCGCTGGCAGGCTGAGTCCTGATGGTCAGATGGTTGACTCGTTCCACTTCCCTTTCAGGAGAAGATGAACAGGATGCGGCAACGCATCGCCCAGCGTCTGAAGGAAGCCCAGAATACGTGTGCAATGCTCACAACTTTCAATGAGGTTGACATGAGGTGGGATCTCTAGTCCTTCTAGTCCCCACGTCTGTGTTTCTAGAAGTAGAACACAGGAATTTACCTTAGCCCTTATCAAATGCTGATTCCAAAACTAGCTTGACCTGGGAGAGGTATTTCTCTGCTTCACTCCTTGTTGACTTATGTAACATgacccactttgtagaccaggatggccttgaactcacagatttgcCTGCttgtgcctcccaagtactaggattaaaagtgtgtgccatcatgcccaggctggctggttggctggctggttggtgtTGGTGTggtttgaaacagtgtctcatgTTGCCTGGGCTGGgctagaactctctttgtagctgaggatggtggtgatggtgccaCCATGTCCTGCTGCTAGTAATGGCCCACTTCTTGCTACCCCTTGGAATGGGAAACCCTTCACAATGTGTCCTAGAAGGAAACCATGCTCTGCTTCTTTCTAACATGACTATTTCTTATATATGTTCCCAAGCAACTCAGActccagcatgtgtgtgtgtgtgtgtgcgcgcgtgcacatgcACGCGTGCACGAgagtgcacacatatacatatgtacacatgtgggaGCGTGTGGGTGTGTATGCTTGCATATAAAAGCCAAAGATCAACTTCAGTTGTTGTTCCTGGGAGTCATCCACCCTGTTTATTAAGGCAGCTTTCTACTAGCCTGGAGTTTGTTAAATAGGCCaagctgactagccagtgagccccaaagATCtgtgtgtcttctgcctctgtaaCTCTGAGATGtcatgtgtgtgccaccaaaccaggtttggttgtttggttggctttATGTAGATTTTagagttcaaactcaggtctccgtACTTACCTGGTAACAAAGGCGTTTTCCCTAGCCCCAGCAGTTAAACTCTAAAACGTAAAACCTCAGTTCACTACACCCATCCTGTAATGTTAATGGttgatttccttattttcttcaaaattttgaTGTATCCAAGTATCAGCATTGtggggaaaagaaaatagttttatttaacaAGTATTTTAAGTGTTTATCATATGCAGATTACTAAAGTGAAATTCGGGGAGTTATGGAGATGAGTGTAAAAGCTCTTTGGAACTTGCTATTTCATTTTGATGAACACTAAATAAAATCTAGGGAAAAAAAGcatcaaaaagataaaaatgagtaTGAAGTGGAGAAGGGAGTGTTTTTGCTTTCGGAGTTTGAATGGGCTATTCAGAAtgacaagcttttttttttttttttttttggttttttgagacagggtttctctgtagccctgactgtcctggaactcactctgtagaccaggctggcctcgaactcagaaatccgcctgcctctgcctcccaagtgctgggattaaaggcgtgcgccaccactgcccggcagaatgACATGCATTTAAGCCAGCTATAGTGTACACATCCTgatgcttgggaggtggaggcaagaggatcagcaATTCAGGGTTATCCTTCACTACAtaaagtttgaaaccagcctggactatatcagagcctgtctcaaatttaaaacaaaacacatgaaagtGCTAAATAGCGTTACAGAGAAAGTCATTCCAAATAGTTTTAGCAGTTTGGATCATGGCACTGTCAAGAAAGTGCAGTAAATTAAGTCTCTCCGGGGTACCCATCTCCCTTTGCTTTGAGCTCTTACTCTCCTTCTCAATGGGGAAGTTTGCTTATTGAAGTATGTAGGGGTCTGGTTAATTACACTAGATGTCATTATTTTATTGAGAAGTCTGTAATGTAGAGAAGGACTTTTCCTAATGAATCTCAAAGGCTGCAGCTGTGTTTCCTGCATTAGGGGCAAATTGTACACAAATTAAATTGGACTTTGAAATTTTACCCAGTTTCTTAAGAcaaaacatgtaaatatttatgtctcTAAAAGATGGAGTTGGCCCAACATCCTTGATTGCAAGTCTGTGTAATAGCTGGATCTTCTTTCAGTAGCTAATCTAGTGTCACTTAGCAGTGGCCTGAGGCTTCACTGTAGCTGGTAATGTGGTTTAGATCGAGTGCCCTTTGGGTCTTATGCCTATCAGCTAACCCAGAGGAGCCTTTCTGAGACTTGCTCCTTCCTCCATTGTCCCAGCTTTGCCTCCAAGGGCTAAGCTCTGAAATAGAAACTCCTTAATGACCAGAAAATGGCATTCAGGCAGGCCTAAGAACAGAGACACCCACCACGCCTCTTTCCTGCAGTAATGCCTTTAGGGTGGTAATTCTAGCACTAAATGAGGTTAGACtcaggaaaataaacattttaaacccAATCAGTCCCCTTaggaaattttccttttttcaaaaacaaaaggtcTGAAGTGGGCAGTTGAAGGGTATCACATCTTATCTTTCCTGCTAATGTTGAATTAAGCCATTATagggggaaaggagaagtcaGCATTTGGGCCTGAGATAAAGTTAAACTCAATTTTCATTATGGAATGTTATTCCTATAATCATAGACTGTTCCTGTGGGAAAACAGTGGGAGAGGCATTTCTCACTAACTCCaggatgcatatgtgtgtggggcgAGGCTAGTGGGGCTAGCTTGATAGACTAGAGGATGTTCAAGTTGCAGAGTCTTCTCAGAGGCAAGCCTAGTGCTGAATCTGAAAGACAGGCCACAGCCCACACAGAGCTGCTTTCTAAATACCAAGGAAACCACAGTCGGTGAAACTAATCTTAAGAGTGCAGTGGCTGTGTGTTGTATCTTGGTGCCCAGCCCAGTCCCCTCAACCCCCCACCGATAATGGGCATTAGTAACTGTTTCATGAGCAAGTTGAAAGAAATGCTAACTCAGAGGAAATAGTGAATCTGCTAACTATACACAAGCCTGGAAGAATATTGGACTTAGCTCCTGAATATAGTTACGATTGCTTGTGGACCTCATACTTCACAGGTggcagtttttccttttttggtagTTAGTAGGTAGGAGAATTATTACAAAGtaaaaagctttaatttttttaatataattctaACAAAAAGTATTGATTTTTAGCATTTGCTTATAATCTTAATTTGAAACTTAAATTTGTTTCCAATGTGAATAATTCATAATTTTAGTGTAGGGAAATATACTGTTTGGTATGGTAGTAGTATTCAATGTGATCTTTAGATTATCTGTCACTGAAGCCTGTGACTCATAGGACTAAAATGATTGCCTTAAAAGGGCTCAACCATCTTAAAGTCAGGTTGGCGCTGATTCTTCTAGGTCAGTATTTTGTGATAGAGCACTTTATTACATTGACCACTAGAGAGTGTTTCAAAACTTGAACTTAGATGGCCCAGGCTAAGGGAAAGTCCATCCATTTGGATACATGAGTAAAAACTTGTGAAAGTCCAAAATAGGGCTTTAGCTGTTTCTGGTGGGTAGTAtacgcctgtgatcccagctcgtTGGGAGAGTGAAGCAGAGGATGTGCAAGTTTAAGGGTAGACCTCACAATTTCAAGACACCTAGTCTTGAGACTTTAAAAGGGTGGGATGCATGGTTGGGTTGTGAGCATAGCTCAGGAGTAAAAGCCCTTGCCAGCATTGCTCAGAGGTCCTCACACTTAGCCTGtgcagtgtatgcatgtgtacacactccAGAGCTTCACTGACAGTTTCTTTGCATCATGTATTAACAGTAACATACAGGAGATGAGAGCTCGGCACAAAGATGCTTTCCTGAAAAAACATAACCTCAAGTTGGGCTTCATGTCAGCCTTTGTGAAGGCCTCGGCATTCGCCTTGCAGGAGCAGCCTGTTGTAAATGCAGGTGAGTTTTCTGAGACCAGTGTGGCAAAGATCTTTGGAGCTGAGTGTATGACTACAGACCAGCTGTCACATGTAGGGGTCACCAAGGCTTTTTATTCACAGTCTGTGGAAACATGATCACTTTCACTACCAAATACTAAATGTAAACATGATTACTTTCTCTGCACCAAGTGGGCAGAAGGGTGTCTGTCCGTCCGTTGCCCTACCACCACCATGCACCCTTCACTTGGAGGCATAGGCTCCAGGTCAGGGGCCTCATTGGGAAGGCTTGGGCTTCCTactcattctctttcctcttcctctcagtgTTGAAGTGTTCATCTAGCTTGCATTTCTTGTTTTGTATTGAGGCACTTCTATGTTCCTTGGAAGTTAGGAGAACGGACAGTGACACTTTGCATTCCTTAGCCTAAAATCCCTAGTCTCTCCTCTGTTGAATGCTGTGCTCTAGGTACACAAGAGGGCTTTCTTTGCTCTTGGCATCTCTCAGAGTTCTCATTCACTTGACATGTACTCTAACAATCCAGTGTAGACTCTTTGGAAGATTCCCTagcctgctttccttttcttcctttctttcttccttccttcctttctttcttttttttttttaagatttatttacttatttatttattttatgtatgtgagtacactgtagctgtcttcagacacaccaggaaaggacatcagatcccattacagatggttgtgagccaccatgtgggtgctgggaattgaactcaggacctctggaagagcagtcgatgctcttaactgctgagtcatctctccagcccccaaacctgCTTTTCTTATAGGTAGGTACAGTTTTCAGCATTTGGTTTTCTATTTAGTCTTTTAAGATGGTGTATTTAAAAGCCAGAGCCCTTCCACTTCCACCTGGATCTCATAGATGGACAtcctccaccctcctctgcctTTTATAGAGCACTTGCTGCCTAGCCTTTCTGTACTCAGGGAAGGCTTGTATAGATAAGCCGTCACTGTGCTTCTACTGTGTGTACCTTCTGTAAGCTGTGGAAGAACATGCTCCTATGTTCAGGTTGATTTAGGGGCTTGGGAAATACTGATAAGAGTTGAGATGGGAGCCAGGAGAGAGTCAGTTACTTGTAGTTATTTTCATGTTGATTAGTCAGCCCACACTGCATTGGCCACCGAAGACTTCTACTTTGTTAACTCCTTAGCCTTAGCCAAGAAGGTTGTATGTaacatctgttttctctttcatagTGATTGATGATGCAGCCAAGGAAGTGGTGTATAGAGATTATATTGACATCAGTGTTGCAGTTGCTACCCCGAGGGTATGTTGGGGCAAAAGTTGGAAGTGCTTGCTTAAATCCTGTTttagttatttctgtttttgtgctAAGACACCAGGACCAGGGCAACTGATAGAAGATAGGGTATTGGGTAGGCtttggtttcagagggttaagaGTCCATTGCCATCATGGTATAGAAAGTGGCATTAGGTGtggtactggagcagtagctgagagttcacgTGTTGAGACAGTCATAAAGTAGAGAGATAACTGGGAATAGCATGGCTTCTTTAAAACTTAAAGCCTgcgcacagtgacacacctcctcccaaaaggaggccacacctcctaatccttcccaaacagttccaccaacttcagaccaagtgttcaaatacatgatcctgtggaggccattctcattcaaaccaccacagacctcaccttatttatattaaaaagatgATCATATGGAAGGGGTTATTTCTATAGTTCTATATTTCTAGAAGATTGTTGCTaaaagtgcatttttaaaaaaaaactacattccATAATCTTAGTGTAAGTCTTTTTAATCACAGTGAGTTTAAGGTACTCTGGTTTGGGCAATTGTAACTCTAAAGAGGACTGTTTTTTGCAACTTAAAACAACTTTTCACTCCAGGGTCTCGTGGTTCCTGTCATCAGGAATGTGGAAACTATGAATTATGCAGATATTGAACGGACCATTAATGAACTAGGAGAGAAGGTACAGTAGACAGAAGGTACAGACAACCTCTACAGAACAAAGCCTGCAGAGGTTGGTGTTTCTCGGGCATCTGGAGTCTGGTTCTCCAGGGACCGCATGGCCCCCCAGGAAAGCAGTGGCCACATGAGCTAAGGAGAGGCAGAGCCTAGCATGCTCCAGTGACTGAAATCTCTACAGTCAGAATCTTCTGGGGAAAGAAATGTTGATTGAAAAGTCATGATTTCTCTGAAGGTGGTTACAGTCATCTTAGCTGAGCCACTGGCCTATTTGCTAGAGTTTGCACTTGGGATCTCAGATAAGAGTTTTCTAGATTT is a window from the Mastomys coucha isolate ucsf_1 unplaced genomic scaffold, UCSF_Mcou_1 pScaffold6, whole genome shotgun sequence genome containing:
- the Dlst gene encoding dihydrolipoyllysine-residue succinyltransferase component of 2-oxoglutarate dehydrogenase complex, mitochondrial, producing MLSRSRCVSRAFSRSLSAFQKGNCPLGRRSLPGVSLCQGPGYPDSRKRVINNGCVFSVRFFQTTAVCKNDVITVQTPAFAESVTEGDVRWEKAVGDAVAEDEVVCEIETDKTSVQVPSPANGIIEALLVPDGGKVEGGTPLFTLRKTGAAPAKAKPAAAPPTAHKAEPEAPAAPSPPAAPVLTQMPAVPSPSQPPSSKPVSAIKPTAAPPLAEAGAAKGLRSEHREKMNRMRQRIAQRLKEAQNTCAMLTTFNEVDMSNIQEMRARHKDAFLKKHNLKLGFMSAFVKASAFALQEQPVVNAVIDDAAKEVVYRDYIDISVAVATPRGLVVPVIRNVETMNYADIERTINELGEKARKNELAIEDMDGGTFTISNGGVFGSLFGTPIINPPQSAILGMHGIFDRPVAVGGKVEVRPMMYVALTYDHRLIDGREAVTFLRKIKAAVEDPRVLLLDL